Proteins encoded together in one Pantoea sp. CCBC3-3-1 window:
- the fbaB gene encoding class I fructose-bisphosphate aldolase — MTDIVQLLGKEADSLLQHRCMTIPADSLYLPGADYVDRVMVDNDRSPTVLRNMQTLYNTGRLAGTGYLSILPVDQGVEHSAGASFAANPLYFDPKNIVELAIEAGCNCVASTYGVLASVSRRYAHRIPFLVKLNHNETLSYPTQYDQTLYASVEQAFNMGAVAVGATIYFGSEQSRRQLEDISHAFERAHELGMVTVLWAYLRNNGFKKDGVDYHASADLTGQANHLAATIGADIVKQKLAENNGGYNALKFGSTDERVYSKLTSDNPIDLVRYQLANCYMGRAGLINSGGASAGETDTAESVRTAVINKRAGGMGLILGRKAFKKSMKEGVALINAVQDVYLAKDVTIA, encoded by the coding sequence ATGACGGACATCGTACAGTTACTGGGCAAAGAAGCAGACTCTCTTTTGCAACATCGCTGCATGACCATCCCCGCAGACAGCCTTTATCTGCCGGGTGCGGATTATGTTGACCGGGTGATGGTCGATAACGACCGTTCACCAACCGTGTTGCGTAATATGCAAACGCTGTATAACACCGGTCGCCTGGCGGGCACGGGCTACCTTTCCATTCTGCCTGTGGATCAGGGCGTGGAGCATTCTGCCGGGGCCTCTTTTGCCGCGAATCCGCTCTATTTCGATCCCAAAAACATCGTCGAACTGGCCATTGAAGCGGGTTGTAACTGTGTCGCCTCAACCTACGGCGTGCTGGCTTCGGTTTCACGCCGCTATGCACACCGTATTCCCTTTCTGGTGAAACTGAATCATAACGAAACGTTGAGCTATCCCACGCAGTACGACCAGACGCTGTACGCCAGTGTTGAACAGGCTTTCAATATGGGAGCCGTGGCGGTTGGCGCAACTATCTACTTTGGCTCTGAGCAGTCCCGCCGCCAGCTGGAAGATATCTCACATGCTTTTGAGCGGGCGCACGAGCTGGGGATGGTCACCGTGCTTTGGGCTTATCTGCGCAACAATGGCTTCAAAAAAGATGGCGTGGATTATCATGCCAGCGCCGATTTAACCGGCCAGGCCAATCATCTGGCTGCCACTATCGGTGCCGATATCGTTAAACAAAAACTGGCGGAAAATAACGGCGGTTATAATGCCCTGAAATTTGGCTCTACCGATGAGCGGGTTTACAGCAAGCTGACCAGCGATAACCCCATCGATCTGGTGCGTTACCAGCTGGCGAACTGCTATATGGGACGCGCAGGGCTGATTAACTCTGGCGGCGCTTCGGCTGGCGAAACCGACACCGCGGAATCCGTGCGCACCGCGGTCATTAATAAACGCGCGGGGGGAATGGGGCTGATTCTCGGCCGTAAAGCCTTTAAAAAATCGATGAAAGAGGGCGTGGCGCTGATTAACGCCGTGCAGGATGTCTATCTGGCGAAAGATGTCACCATCGCCTGA
- a CDS encoding FUSC family protein, with amino-acid sequence MKWLSKNALLFALKTGIAAFLALYIALVLNLDKPAWAMVSVYVISQLYSASTLSKALFRLLGTVLGGIFIFLIYPVTVTTPILFSFSVSLWVACCLYLSLHDRTPKSYVFMLAGYSAAIMGFADVTTPLSITYTVISRIEEITVAIICSALVHMLVFPVRMRSLLENSVNHWFDSAKKLCNELLTVEAKNPSPEREHILVQMASYPATVESLITHCVYEGDAARKLIRLVGAQYQHLSYLIPTLTAIEKRLSLLAEQDIRLPDFVAEAFNHFLVWLNSPEQSGNAQAIQADLAAAQDEIERRYYHGDMNAEEGLLLVGLLERLLNFVRVAESYFGARERVSLISSKKQRGGQKLIKKHADKGLMLLSCFTAFAATMLGCLFWIGTGWKDGSTAPMMAAVVCSFFAALDSPVASMKVFLKGVVIAIVISVLYVGIIIPGTTTYESLIICLAPGLFALGLVIANPATNFIGLIIATQIPGFIGMAHHLKPDLLSIINAAISTVVGIVLAVVITSVIRNKRPAWTARRVLRKGIKELLQFISEINLNAATLLSRQQFVASQIDKINIILPRNKIDPMANVALGGNLITEIWLGVNCYDFYGRHQAILKEYSLETNVLMFEINQYFKKRLKNISREPPQSLLEALNGLLLQTEAASRCEPALFRPLFYLFNIRLALYPTERWPALPT; translated from the coding sequence ATGAAATGGTTGTCAAAAAATGCCCTGCTGTTTGCCCTGAAAACCGGCATCGCGGCATTTTTAGCTTTATATATTGCGCTGGTGCTAAATCTTGATAAGCCAGCGTGGGCGATGGTTTCAGTCTATGTTATCTCGCAGCTCTATTCTGCTTCGACGCTGTCAAAAGCGCTGTTTCGTCTGCTTGGCACCGTGCTGGGCGGGATTTTTATTTTTCTCATCTATCCGGTTACCGTTACCACGCCGATCCTGTTCAGCTTCAGCGTTTCGCTGTGGGTTGCCTGTTGTTTATACCTTTCGCTGCACGATCGCACGCCGAAAAGCTATGTCTTTATGCTGGCAGGATACAGTGCGGCCATTATGGGCTTTGCGGATGTTACTACGCCGCTTTCTATTACCTACACGGTCATTTCGCGTATAGAAGAGATTACCGTTGCCATTATTTGTAGCGCGCTGGTGCATATGCTGGTTTTCCCGGTGCGAATGCGCAGCCTGCTGGAAAATAGCGTCAATCACTGGTTCGACAGCGCCAAAAAACTTTGTAACGAGCTGCTGACCGTTGAGGCAAAAAACCCTTCGCCGGAAAGAGAGCATATTCTGGTTCAGATGGCCAGTTATCCTGCCACCGTTGAATCGCTGATTACCCATTGTGTTTACGAAGGCGACGCTGCCCGAAAGCTCATTCGCCTGGTGGGCGCCCAATATCAGCACCTTTCTTATCTCATCCCCACGCTGACCGCCATTGAGAAGCGCCTGAGTTTACTGGCCGAACAGGATATCCGCCTGCCGGATTTTGTCGCTGAAGCGTTCAACCATTTTCTTGTCTGGCTCAACAGTCCGGAGCAGAGCGGTAACGCACAGGCAATACAGGCGGACCTTGCTGCGGCGCAGGATGAGATCGAAAGGCGCTACTATCATGGCGACATGAACGCGGAAGAGGGGCTGTTGCTTGTTGGGCTGCTTGAGCGACTGCTTAATTTTGTCCGGGTAGCGGAAAGTTATTTTGGCGCCAGGGAGCGGGTTAGCTTGATCAGCAGTAAAAAACAGCGCGGCGGGCAAAAGCTGATTAAAAAACATGCCGACAAAGGGTTAATGCTTTTATCCTGCTTTACCGCTTTTGCCGCAACGATGCTGGGTTGCCTGTTCTGGATTGGCACGGGCTGGAAAGATGGTTCAACGGCACCGATGATGGCCGCCGTGGTCTGCTCGTTTTTCGCGGCTCTGGACAGCCCCGTTGCTTCAATGAAGGTCTTCTTAAAAGGCGTGGTCATTGCCATCGTTATCAGCGTGCTGTACGTCGGGATTATTATTCCGGGCACCACGACCTATGAATCATTGATTATTTGCCTTGCGCCGGGGCTGTTCGCCCTTGGATTGGTTATTGCTAATCCGGCGACCAATTTTATTGGGTTGATTATTGCCACGCAAATCCCTGGTTTTATCGGCATGGCGCATCACCTTAAACCCGATTTGTTATCGATTATCAACGCGGCAATTTCAACCGTAGTGGGGATTGTGCTGGCTGTGGTGATTACCTCGGTCATCCGTAATAAAAGACCGGCCTGGACTGCCCGGCGCGTGTTGCGAAAAGGTATTAAAGAACTGCTTCAGTTTATCAGCGAAATAAACCTTAACGCCGCGACGCTGCTATCCCGCCAGCAATTTGTGGCGAGCCAGATTGATAAAATTAATATTATTTTGCCACGTAACAAAATCGATCCCATGGCAAACGTGGCGCTGGGCGGAAATCTGATCACTGAAATCTGGCTGGGCGTTAACTGCTATGATTTCTACGGCCGCCATCAGGCGATCCTCAAAGAATATTCGCTGGAAACCAATGTGCTGATGTTTGAAATTAATCAGTATTTTAAGAAACGGTTGAAGAATATTTCGCGTGAACCGCCCCAGTCATTGCTGGAGGCGCTAAATGGACTGCTGCTGCAAACCGAAGCCGCCAGCCGCTGTGAACCGGCGCTGTTTCGCCCGCTGTTCTACTTATTCAACATCCGTCTGGCACTCTATCCGACAGAAAGATGGCCAGCGCTTCCGACCTGA
- a CDS encoding mannitol dehydrogenase family protein — protein MLSVETLPAGTLIPHYDRSALRTRIVHIGFGAFHRAHQAVCTDILAAEHNSDWGYCECGITLNNNGELFNALRQQDLLYSVTEKADDGLHTRVVGVVTQALYRNCDGIEKIISAMCQPDVAIVSMTVTEKGYCYQPATGQLNLDHPAIVHDLAHPEDPQSLPGIILAAIKRRRDASLPPFSVMSCDNMPENGHVTRNVVVQLAEQQDRQLADYIRQNITFPSTMVDRIVPAMTAEAFQSLSHKLGCADPVGVECEPFFQWVIEDKFVSGRPAWEKAGAELVADVLPYEEMKLRMLNGSHSLLAYTGYLAGYETISECMDDADYQLAARKLMLDEQAPTLRTTGVDLVAYADSLIARYKNRAIKHRTYQIATDGTQKLPQRWLDSIRWHLRNGSRFELLALCVASWIRFVKGVDEQGKAFVINDPLRSELARLTQSSAEGEPRVTALLSLKEVFGEDLPDNSLFRDRVTHYYQLLLLSGAKAAVRQAIRAG, from the coding sequence ATGCTGTCCGTTGAAACATTACCCGCAGGGACTTTGATCCCCCATTACGACCGCAGCGCCTTACGCACGCGCATCGTGCATATAGGTTTTGGTGCCTTTCATCGCGCTCATCAGGCGGTATGCACGGATATTCTGGCCGCCGAGCATAACAGCGACTGGGGTTACTGCGAGTGCGGCATTACCCTGAACAATAACGGCGAGCTGTTCAATGCATTGCGTCAACAGGACCTGCTTTATAGCGTGACGGAAAAAGCCGATGACGGCCTGCACACCCGCGTAGTGGGTGTAGTAACACAGGCGCTATATCGTAACTGCGACGGTATCGAAAAAATTATTAGCGCGATGTGTCAGCCTGACGTCGCGATCGTGTCCATGACGGTGACAGAAAAAGGCTACTGCTATCAGCCTGCAACCGGCCAGCTGAATCTTGACCATCCGGCCATCGTACACGACCTGGCGCACCCTGAAGATCCGCAATCTCTGCCGGGGATTATTCTGGCAGCGATTAAGCGCCGTCGCGACGCCAGCCTTCCACCTTTTAGCGTGATGTCCTGTGACAACATGCCTGAAAATGGTCACGTTACCCGCAACGTCGTGGTACAGCTGGCAGAGCAGCAGGATCGCCAGCTTGCTGATTATATCCGACAGAATATTACCTTCCCGTCGACCATGGTCGACCGCATTGTGCCAGCCATGACGGCCGAAGCTTTTCAGTCTTTAAGTCATAAACTGGGCTGTGCCGATCCGGTGGGCGTTGAATGCGAACCTTTTTTCCAGTGGGTCATCGAGGATAAATTTGTTAGCGGTCGTCCGGCGTGGGAAAAAGCCGGCGCCGAACTGGTAGCCGATGTCCTGCCTTATGAAGAGATGAAGCTGCGTATGCTGAACGGCAGTCATTCTCTGCTGGCTTATACCGGCTATCTGGCGGGTTACGAGACCATCAGCGAGTGCATGGACGATGCTGATTACCAGCTGGCCGCGCGCAAACTCATGCTTGATGAGCAGGCGCCAACGCTGAGAACGACCGGCGTTGATTTGGTTGCCTATGCCGACTCCCTGATTGCACGCTATAAAAACCGGGCGATTAAACATCGGACTTATCAGATCGCGACAGATGGCACGCAAAAATTACCGCAGCGCTGGCTCGACAGCATTCGCTGGCATCTTCGCAACGGCAGTCGTTTTGAACTGCTGGCGCTGTGCGTTGCCAGCTGGATACGTTTCGTAAAGGGCGTTGATGAACAGGGAAAAGCATTTGTTATCAACGATCCATTACGGTCTGAGCTGGCGCGATTAACCCAAAGCAGCGCGGAAGGTGAACCACGTGTTACCGCTCTGCTTTCGCTGAAAGAAGTCTTTGGCGAAGACCTGCCGGACAACTCGCTATTCCGGGATCGCGTTACGCATTACTACCAGCTGTTATTGCTTTCAGGTGCAAAAGCTGCGGTTCGTCAGGCGATCCGCGCCGGGTAA
- the thiM gene encoding hydroxyethylthiazole kinase produces the protein MIQPSRFTAAMAAPSLNLFHQASPLIHCLTNDVVQSFTANVLLALGASPAMVIEPSEAREFSAIADAVLINVGTLTAARSEAMLTAVKSAVKAGRPWTLDPVAVGALTFRSDFCQQLLEYRPAAVRGNASEIMALARQTVSGRGVDSLHDSSAALEAATLLAKSTGAVIAVTGEIDFITDGLRILAVPGGSALMTRVVGTGCALSAVVAGFTALPGDRLVHTASACRLMSLAGEKAAATAGGPGTFVPLFLDELSRLHPEAMA, from the coding sequence TTGATCCAACCTTCTCGCTTTACGGCAGCGATGGCTGCGCCTTCTTTAAATCTTTTTCACCAGGCTTCACCGCTGATCCACTGCCTGACCAACGATGTGGTGCAATCCTTTACCGCCAACGTTTTGCTGGCGCTTGGCGCTTCTCCTGCCATGGTTATCGAACCCTCTGAAGCCCGGGAGTTCAGCGCTATTGCGGATGCCGTACTGATCAACGTCGGAACGTTAACAGCGGCGCGCAGTGAGGCGATGCTTACCGCCGTTAAAAGCGCCGTAAAAGCCGGGCGTCCCTGGACGCTGGATCCGGTGGCAGTGGGCGCCTTAACTTTCCGTAGTGACTTCTGCCAGCAGCTGCTGGAATACCGTCCGGCCGCCGTTCGTGGCAATGCTTCGGAAATTATGGCGCTGGCTCGTCAGACGGTTTCCGGGCGAGGTGTGGATAGCCTCCACGACTCCTCTGCCGCGCTGGAGGCGGCCACGCTGCTGGCTAAATCAACCGGGGCGGTGATTGCGGTGACGGGCGAGATCGATTTCATTACCGATGGGCTCCGCATTCTGGCCGTGCCAGGCGGCTCGGCATTAATGACGCGGGTGGTAGGAACGGGCTGCGCGCTCTCAGCGGTGGTTGCCGGTTTTACCGCGCTGCCAGGTGACAGGCTGGTTCATACCGCCAGCGCTTGCCGTTTGATGAGCCTGGCCGGAGAAAAGGCTGCTGCCACAGCGGGCGGGCCAGGCACCTTCGTGCCGTTGTTTCTTGATGAATTGTCTCGTTTACATCCGGAGGCGATGGCATGA
- a CDS encoding GntR family transcriptional regulator: MSMTYTITASEPVNQQIYRFLRQDIVTCAIPPGSLLSEKEVSSRFDVSRQPVREAFIKLAEAGLVQILPQRGTFVRRISAQRVADGRFIREAVEVAVVRRAALEATPEALALLEHNLQLQKMSAERQNSQAFLLLDDEFHRLIAQSINCELAWETVENIKATMDRVRFLTLSKVSPPESLIAQHNEIYQALLAKNADAAEQALRRHLQEMIFSITPIAEQNSEWFEQP, from the coding sequence ATGTCAATGACCTACACCATCACCGCCAGCGAACCCGTTAATCAGCAGATTTATCGTTTTCTGCGCCAGGATATTGTCACCTGTGCCATCCCTCCCGGATCGTTGCTGTCAGAAAAAGAAGTGTCGAGCCGTTTTGACGTTTCCCGTCAGCCGGTGCGTGAAGCCTTTATTAAACTGGCCGAAGCTGGACTGGTACAGATCCTGCCGCAGCGCGGTACCTTTGTGCGTCGCATCTCTGCCCAGCGGGTCGCCGATGGCCGTTTTATCCGCGAAGCGGTTGAAGTCGCGGTTGTACGCAGGGCGGCACTGGAAGCCACACCGGAAGCCCTGGCTTTGCTGGAGCATAATTTACAGCTACAGAAAATGTCGGCGGAACGTCAGAACAGCCAGGCATTTTTGCTGCTGGATGATGAGTTCCACCGTCTGATTGCGCAAAGCATTAACTGTGAGCTTGCCTGGGAGACGGTGGAAAATATCAAGGCCACCATGGATCGGGTGCGCTTTCTGACGTTGAGTAAAGTCTCGCCGCCAGAAAGCCTGATTGCGCAGCACAATGAAATCTATCAGGCGCTGCTGGCAAAAAACGCCGATGCCGCCGAACAGGCTCTGCGTCGCCATCTTCAGGAGATGATTTTTTCCATCACGCCTATTGCCGAGCAAAACAGCGAATGGTTTGAACAGCCCTGA
- the thiD gene encoding bifunctional hydroxymethylpyrimidine kinase/phosphomethylpyrimidine kinase, translating to MKRINALTIAGTDPSGGAGIQADLKTFSALGAYGTSVITALVAQNTCGVQSVFPVDADFVAAQLSSVLSDVRIDSVKIGMLHDSDIVEVVAQGLQWAEIPWLVLDTVMLAKSGDPLLSERAVKTLRERLLPQASLITPNLPEAAALLGCAIARDEDEMRQQGRALLEMGCQAVLMKGGHLSDEESPDWLFTPQLEQRFTALRVPTKNTHGTGCTLSSALAALRPRHQDWITTVREAKQWLQVALEQADTLEVGAGFGPVHHFYRWW from the coding sequence ATGAAACGAATCAACGCGCTGACAATTGCCGGCACCGATCCCAGCGGTGGGGCAGGCATTCAGGCCGATCTCAAAACTTTTTCAGCGCTGGGTGCTTACGGCACCAGCGTGATTACCGCACTGGTAGCGCAAAATACGTGCGGCGTGCAATCCGTCTTTCCTGTCGATGCGGATTTCGTTGCAGCGCAGCTTTCCTCTGTGCTGAGTGATGTACGAATCGACAGCGTTAAAATCGGCATGCTGCATGACTCCGATATTGTTGAGGTGGTCGCGCAGGGGTTGCAATGGGCTGAGATTCCCTGGCTGGTACTGGATACCGTTATGCTGGCCAAAAGCGGCGATCCGCTGTTGTCGGAGCGCGCAGTAAAGACGCTGCGGGAGCGTCTTTTACCTCAGGCTTCGCTGATTACGCCCAATCTGCCCGAAGCGGCTGCATTGCTGGGCTGTGCAATTGCCCGTGATGAAGACGAGATGCGGCAGCAGGGCAGGGCACTGCTGGAAATGGGCTGTCAGGCGGTATTAATGAAAGGCGGCCACCTGAGCGATGAAGAAAGCCCTGACTGGCTGTTCACGCCTCAACTGGAGCAGCGTTTCACCGCTCTGCGCGTGCCGACAAAAAATACGCATGGTACCGGCTGTACGCTCTCTTCTGCCCTGGCGGCGCTACGCCCGCGTCATCAGGACTGGATAACAACCGTCCGCGAAGCCAAACAGTGGCTTCAGGTCGCGCTGGAACAGGCGGATACGCTGGAAGTGGGCGCAGGTTTTGGGCCGGTGCACCATTTTTATCGCTGGTGGTAG
- a CDS encoding S6 family peptidase has product MKLKFLAIFCCNFFAATSVLAGVMREDVAVQEYRDFAENLGKYAVGRENIEVFKTDGTSAGILDYPMPDFGAVVSGGYATLFSASYLASVQHNTGYKTVDFGNNAKYKTIYKLINRNEYDVRDFHLPRLNKVVTEAAAIPSVVGTELRENPDRYTWYARVGAGTQFQVDAETQELVQLAGAYSWKTGGTMTNPTFENWRLRWYNYSPDDPNVQPLDSASRGGDSGSPMLVYDNVDKVWKLAGVLTSGGNDGPYNLRSYILFVQDAFVEQVMAANVDPDITDSSAEGIINWDPNAITQGAKSWLWHGTDKTLPTDATNEELDATKDLRFNGEGGTLVLNQAVNHGAAKLQFSNNYQVKSAEGQNNSWVGGGIEVDADKTVLWQVNGLAGDVLHKIGDGTLHINATGANSGGLNVGAGTVILDQQADANGLKQAFSTLTLVSGRPVVVLADKDQINTKNIQFGYRGGTLDINGNGLTFAEINHNDNGAKIVNRNLDKTGVVTLYGNGFNFPGHIGEQNSGKLNLSYYASDSAYRATLSGGADVETLAVKRGELILSGQQTLHAGNVFYSDDWSEQSYLTNKTNVLSGAALTVSDHAILDGTISVADNASLTLYAHTLLSGSLTLAGTDSVLTADITERESSVEGLSSMITADISGNGKLVKSGEGVLLAEGDITTAGDIELEAGTLALNGNVAPSVNMASGTVLAGSGTLQTVNASQGSTLYPGALYAETANYSTLSLANLNTSGTVNLALNSAFNRNATDKLLIAGDINDGDSVMVSINSLSSWTDSDSNANGTADNTEGVSIIQVGGNSSKDRFKLAGDYVASGAWAYGLYAFAPGSAAESEREVSGSGSQYWDYRLQNVLLSEGSNSEPEAPAEETPIVTPEAPAEEAPIVTPEAPAEETPIVTPEAPAEETPIVTPEAPAEEAPIVTPEAPPEEAPIVTPEASAEETPAATPEAPAEETPVVTPEAPAEETPIVTPEAPVEETPIVTPEAPAEETPIVTPEAPAEETPAATPEAPAEETPAATPAEKEPPQPAKPTRRAVTPQVPAYISLPSALFRAEEQLAMLFKESALDSAKEGHSRFFLFGYRGDDNYQSGNSFMQYGYNYKSQYKGWMMGTTLAAWHNDRQSLNVSGAWSKGDLSFKPSAADGVSQGNVDSNALNLMLSWHYEDYYLNLLSGYGWSKGTISTRLRGTAASPNVKQFFGEAEAGKYIQSGAHRFRPYAGYRQQQMRIANFTDVDRAQVSYQQQRREAWIGGLAYDYTLPAGKLGTLRLGTDVNLAVRPNNQGKVVIGNGQSSKDFHTGNGGNSLNIKTEGRLEINKDIALTTQVRHQRKLQQEGANDWLFAGGINISF; this is encoded by the coding sequence ATGAAGCTTAAGTTTCTTGCTATTTTTTGCTGCAATTTCTTTGCCGCCACGTCCGTTCTTGCTGGCGTGATGCGGGAAGATGTCGCCGTTCAGGAATACCGCGACTTTGCTGAAAACCTTGGGAAATATGCGGTTGGCAGAGAAAATATTGAAGTTTTTAAAACCGACGGCACTTCTGCAGGCATACTTGATTATCCGATGCCTGATTTTGGTGCTGTTGTCTCCGGCGGCTACGCTACGCTTTTCTCTGCCTCTTACCTTGCCAGCGTACAGCATAATACCGGTTATAAAACCGTTGATTTTGGCAATAACGCCAAATACAAAACGATCTATAAATTGATTAATCGCAATGAATATGACGTGCGCGATTTTCATCTGCCTCGTTTAAATAAGGTTGTCACTGAAGCTGCCGCCATCCCTTCCGTGGTTGGCACGGAATTACGCGAAAATCCAGATCGCTATACCTGGTACGCCCGGGTGGGCGCGGGTACGCAATTTCAGGTTGATGCCGAAACACAAGAGCTGGTGCAACTGGCGGGCGCTTACAGCTGGAAAACCGGCGGTACCATGACCAATCCCACTTTCGAAAACTGGCGCCTGCGGTGGTACAACTACAGCCCGGATGATCCCAACGTGCAGCCGTTGGACAGTGCCAGCCGGGGCGGCGACAGCGGCAGCCCAATGCTGGTTTATGATAATGTCGATAAAGTCTGGAAACTGGCAGGCGTATTAACCAGCGGTGGTAACGACGGGCCTTATAATCTGCGTTCATATATTTTATTTGTGCAGGATGCTTTTGTTGAGCAAGTGATGGCGGCCAATGTCGATCCCGATATTACTGATAGCAGCGCCGAGGGCATTATTAACTGGGATCCAAATGCCATTACCCAAGGGGCTAAAAGCTGGCTGTGGCATGGCACTGATAAAACGCTGCCCACCGATGCCACTAACGAAGAATTAGATGCCACGAAAGATCTCCGTTTTAACGGCGAAGGCGGCACTCTGGTTTTAAACCAGGCGGTTAATCATGGCGCTGCCAAACTTCAGTTTTCCAATAATTATCAGGTTAAATCGGCAGAGGGCCAGAATAACAGCTGGGTCGGCGGTGGTATCGAAGTTGATGCAGACAAGACCGTACTCTGGCAGGTAAATGGCCTTGCTGGCGATGTGCTGCATAAAATCGGTGACGGCACGCTGCATATTAATGCGACAGGCGCAAACAGCGGTGGATTAAACGTGGGTGCCGGGACCGTTATCCTCGATCAGCAGGCCGATGCAAACGGCTTAAAGCAGGCCTTTTCTACCCTGACGCTGGTTAGCGGTCGTCCGGTGGTGGTGCTGGCGGATAAAGATCAGATTAACACCAAAAATATTCAGTTTGGCTATCGCGGCGGGACGCTGGATATTAACGGCAACGGCTTAACTTTTGCAGAAATTAACCATAACGATAATGGTGCAAAAATTGTTAACCGCAACCTGGATAAAACCGGCGTCGTCACGCTGTATGGCAATGGTTTCAACTTTCCTGGACATATCGGCGAACAGAATAGCGGCAAACTAAATCTTTCCTATTACGCATCAGACAGCGCTTACCGTGCAACACTGTCCGGTGGGGCCGATGTGGAAACGCTGGCGGTGAAGCGCGGTGAGCTGATTTTGTCAGGCCAGCAAACGCTGCATGCCGGTAACGTATTCTACAGCGACGACTGGAGCGAGCAGTCTTACCTGACAAACAAGACTAATGTGCTCTCGGGTGCAGCATTAACGGTGAGCGATCATGCCATTTTAGACGGGACGATCTCTGTCGCAGACAATGCCAGCCTGACTCTTTATGCCCATACTCTGCTTTCAGGTAGCCTGACGCTGGCAGGAACGGACAGCGTGCTGACGGCGGATATTACCGAACGTGAAAGCAGCGTAGAAGGTCTGTCATCCATGATTACGGCAGATATTAGCGGCAACGGTAAGTTGGTAAAAAGCGGTGAAGGTGTCTTACTCGCTGAAGGGGATATTACCACCGCTGGGGATATCGAATTAGAAGCAGGCACGTTGGCGCTAAATGGCAATGTGGCCCCTTCTGTCAATATGGCAAGCGGTACCGTGCTGGCGGGTAGCGGAACGCTACAGACGGTAAATGCAAGCCAGGGATCAACCCTCTATCCTGGCGCTTTATATGCCGAAACGGCGAATTACTCGACGCTGAGTCTGGCTAATCTGAATACCAGCGGTACGGTGAATCTGGCACTGAACAGCGCTTTCAATCGCAATGCGACCGACAAGTTGCTGATTGCCGGAGACATCAACGATGGCGACTCTGTTATGGTTAGCATTAACAGTCTGAGTAGCTGGACGGACAGTGACAGCAACGCCAACGGCACGGCCGATAATACGGAAGGCGTATCGATTATTCAGGTTGGCGGAAATTCGTCAAAAGATCGTTTCAAACTGGCGGGTGACTATGTTGCCAGCGGCGCATGGGCTTATGGCCTGTATGCATTTGCTCCGGGAAGCGCGGCGGAAAGCGAGCGCGAAGTCAGCGGTAGCGGCAGTCAATATTGGGATTATCGCCTGCAAAACGTTCTGTTATCCGAAGGCAGCAATAGCGAGCCGGAAGCGCCTGCGGAAGAAACCCCGATCGTCACGCCAGAAGCACCAGCCGAAGAAGCGCCAATCGTCACGCCGGAAGCGCCTGCCGAAGAAACGCCAATCGTCACGCCAGAAGCACCAGCCGAAGAAACGCCGATCGTGACGCCGGAAGCGCCTGCGGAAGAAGCGCCAATCGTCACGCCGGAAGCGCCTCCGGAAGAAGCGCCAATCGTCACGCCGGAAGCGTCTGCGGAAGAAACCCCAGCCGCAACGCCGGAAGCGCCTGCCGAAGAAACGCCAGTCGTCACGCCGGAAGCGCCTGCCGAAGAAACGCCAATCGTAACGCCAGAAGCACCTGTGGAAGAAACCCCGATCGTGACGCCGGAAGCACCTGCCGAAGAAACCCCGATCGTGACGCCGGAAGCGCCTGCGGAAGAAACCCCAGCCGCAACGCCAGAAGCACCAGCCGAAGAAACCCCGGCCGCAACGCCTGCGGAAAAGGAACCGCCTCAGCCTGCAAAACCGACGCGACGCGCGGTGACGCCGCAGGTTCCGGCTTATATTTCCCTGCCCTCCGCGCTGTTCCGGGCAGAAGAACAGCTGGCCATGTTATTCAAAGAGAGCGCGCTGGATAGCGCGAAAGAAGGCCACTCTCGCTTTTTCCTGTTCGGCTACCGCGGTGATGATAATTACCAATCGGGCAACAGTTTTATGCAGTATGGCTACAACTATAAAAGCCAGTACAAAGGCTGGATGATGGGCACAACGCTGGCGGCCTGGCATAACGATCGGCAGTCGCTGAATGTAAGCGGCGCATGGTCAAAAGGCGATCTGAGCTTTAAGCCTTCCGCCGCAGATGGCGTCAGCCAGGGTAACGTTGACAGCAATGCGCTGAACCTGATGCTCTCCTGGCACTATGAGGACTATTATCTTAACCTGCTGTCCGGCTATGGCTGGTCCAAAGGCACTATTTCGACCCGTTTGCGCGGCACCGCAGCATCACCCAACGTTAAGCAATTTTTTGGTGAGGCAGAAGCCGGTAAATATATTCAATCAGGCGCGCACAGGTTTCGGCCTTATGCTGGCTATCGTCAGCAGCAGATGCGGATAGCCAACTTTACCGATGTCGATCGGGCTCAGGTTAGCTATCAGCAACAGCGACGTGAAGCCTGGATTGGCGGGCTGGCTTACGACTACACCCTACCCGCAGGAAAATTAGGCACGCTGCGCCTGGGTACGGACGTGAACCTTGCAGTCAGGCCAAATAATCAGGGTAAAGTGGTGATAGGCAACGGGCAGAGCAGTAAGGACTTCCACACCGGAAACGGCGGAAACAGCCTGAATATCAAGACCGAAGGCCGGCTGGAGATAAACAAAGATATCGCCCTGACAACGCAGGTGCGCCATCAGCGTAAGCTGCAACAGGAAGGTGCTAACGACTGGCTGTTTGCCGGCGGTATCAACATCAGTTTCTAG